In the Arachis ipaensis cultivar K30076 chromosome B10, Araip1.1, whole genome shotgun sequence genome, one interval contains:
- the LOC107621117 gene encoding uncharacterized protein LOC107621117, whose product MANLANTTEANAAATLQAVQRLGQPAGNGNGNGEGNANDNAEGNSDNMGVVLMTLATFLKAQHVPLNQYVEFATYQLAGEAQPWWQAECRVLQLQNADIPWEVFQTAFYKKYFPESAREAKEMQLMQLKQGSMSVAEYTNKFEELCRFSRVCQGDPETFESWRYIKYQRGLKDNIMTAVAPMEIHVFSDLVNKARVVEEYAKTVVASKDTHRGSSSRGRGRYLHPRGQSFKRGVYVPQGQGGFRKNTHDQIQRGKGRGNQSKSSPDLTYVHCGRFHPYDSCKIGLGGCFNCGLPGHIARDCTRGRNQNAGQSQHQVALYDTGASHSFISFAKVEELGLKESELPFDLHVHTPHQIVMTRLGCRQVSFKLEGRDFVHDLICLPMVGLEMILGFDWLSKNRVLLDYFERTIRFMSEGKNGAVVATGYYLNSVMVHCSGEECQGYVLFAANALGDAQNLDQILVVRDFPEVFLEDIPEFPPPREIEFAIELVPGSGPVSIASYRMALIELAELKTQLEELLNKMFIRPSVSPWRAPVYW is encoded by the exons ATGGCTAACTTAGCAAACACCACGGAAGCaaatgctgctgcgactctgcaagctgtgcagaggttaggccaaccggcGGGGAATGGCAATGGGAACGGAGAAGGAAATGCCAATGATAATGCTGAGGGAAACAGCGATAACATGGGAGTAGTTCTGATGACCTTGGCAACGTTCctcaag GCGCAGCATGTTCCACTCAATCAGTATGTAGAGTTTGCCACTTATCAGCTAGCGGGAGAAGCCCAGCCCTGGTGGCAAGCTGAGTGTCGTGTGCTACAGCTTCAGAACGCTGACATTCCATGGGAGGTGTTTCAAACTGCTTTCTATAAGAAGTATTTCCCTGAGTCTGCAAGAGAAGCGAAGGAGATGCAGctaatgcagctgaagcaaggttccatgTCTGTGGCTGAGTACACCAACAAGTTCGAAGAGCTTTGTAGGTTTTCTCGGGTGTGTCAGGGTGACCCAGAGACTTTTGAGAGCTGGAGATACATTAAGTACCAAAGGGGTTTGAAGGACAACattatgactgctgtggctcctatggagatcCATGTCTTCTCCGACTTGGTGAATAAGGCTAGAGTAGTGGAGGAGTATGCCAAGACAGTGGTGGCATCTAAGGACACTCATAGAGGGAGTTCTAGTCGGGGGCGTGGCAGGTACCTTCATCCGAGAGGACAAAGCTTCAAGAGAGGAGTATATGTGCCTCAAGGTCAAGGAGGCTTCAGAAAGAACACACATGACCAGATTCAGCGTGGCAAAGGGagaggaaatcagagtaagaGTTCTCCAGATTTGACTTATGTACATTGTGGGCGTTTCCATCCTTATGACTCATGCAAAATTGGTTTAGGTGGTTGTTTCAATTGTGGGTTGCCTGGCCACATTGCGAGGGATTGCACTCGTGGGAGGAATCAGAATGCGGGCCAGAGTCAGCATCAAG ttgcattatatgatactggagcttcgcaTTCGTTTATTTCGTTTGCTAAAGTTGAGGAATTAGGCTTGAAAGAGTCAGAATTACCTTTTGATCTGCATGTACACACTCCACATCAAATAGTTATGACTAGGTTAGGTTGTAGACAAGTAAGTTTTAAGCTTGAGGGTAGAGactttgtgcatgatttgatttgtttacCAATGGTGGGGCtggagatgattttggggtttgattggttgtcgaagAACCGGGTTTTGTTGGATTATTTTGAACGGACAATTCGGTTTATGTCGGAAGGAAAAAATGGAGCAGTGGTAGCTACGGGGtattacctgaactctgtaatggtgcaTTGTAGTGGGGAGGAGTGTCAGGGTTATGTTCTGTTTGCTGCTAATGCGTTGGGTGATGCCCAGAACTTAGATCAGATACTGGTGGTTAGAGATTTTCCAGAAGTATTCCTGGAAGATATCCCTGAGTTTCCACCTCCGAGGGAAATTGAATTTGCGATCGAATTGGTGCCGGGATCCGGGCCAGTGTCGATTGCGTCGTATAGAATGGCTCTGATAGAGCTGGCAGAgttaaagactcagttggaagagcttctgaacaagatGTTCATTCGGCCGAGTGTATCACCGTGGAGAGCGCCAgtttattggtga